One window of Leguminivora glycinivorella isolate SPB_JAAS2020 chromosome 9, LegGlyc_1.1, whole genome shotgun sequence genomic DNA carries:
- the LOC125229306 gene encoding uncharacterized protein LOC125229306, with the protein MGMADDDDTTTVISTTVTEEVQSDLVSDFFGHIKEIFEPYEVPFNSNEIPGKSVQFNLTVAPAQELLQKFRHITKKRNKILAMFVNSTSPSTKHFTFKITDPEIIKKYKLIKSTKLPSASGAASSTQKQDRKSFAKQTLPKRKLVEQDELESETLGPIAMSDPDGDVGLMDQQMRKLACIFCDNVNNKDCNNPSSKLLPLIRCNNGNDRCYSMQTPFGIVDRGCFNRLSNLTTYVCSCNLCNSIPMHELPYTYTNKTEWLYNVQELTHGRRLRNSVYNQMACIHCEVNQTVHEVPDINCLEGKYRVLPSQYCNVDEVCGIRSLKSEGYIWRGCIKFPRYNYLFNFCDNDLCNFNAATSLFDIE; encoded by the exons ATGGGCATGGCAGACGATGATGATACCACTACGGTGATTTCAACCACTGTGACTGAGGAAGTGCAAAGTGATTTGGTTTCGGATTTTTTTGGCCATATCAAAGAAATATTTGAACCTTATGAGGTACCCTTTAACTCTAATGAAATACCTGGAAAAAGCGTCCAATTTAATCTGACAGTTGCCCCGGCACAAGAGTTGTTACAAAAATTTAGAcacattacaaaaaaaagaaacaaaattctTGCAATGTTTGTAAACAGTACATCACCTTCAACAAAACATTTCACTTTTAAAATTACCGATCCTGAAATAATTAAGAAATAcaagttaataaaaagtactaaaCTACCTTCTGCTTCTGGCGCAGCGTCGTCTACACAAAAACAAGACCGAAAATCTTTTGCAAAACAAACATTGCCAAAACGTAAATTAGTAGAACAAGATGAGCTAGAAAGCGAAACCCTTGGGCCAATTGCTATGTCCGACCCTGATGGAGATGTGGGTTTGATGGATCAACAAATGAGAAAATTAGCTTGCATATTTTGTGATAATGTGAATAACAAGGATTGCAATAATCCATCAAGCAAATT ACTTCCCTTGATACGCTGTAATAATGGTAACGATAGATGCTATTCAATGCAAACACCTTTCGGCATAGTGGATCGCGGCTGCTTCAATCGTCTTTCAAACCTCACAACATATGTCTGTTCATGCAACCTCTGCAACTCAATACCAATGCATGAGTTACCATACACCTATACCAATAAGACAGAATGGCTGTACAATGTACAAGAGTTGACCCATGGGAGGAGATTAAGAAATTCAGTTTATAATCAAATGGCTTGTATACATTGCGAAGTTAATCAAACGGTTCATGAGGTACCAGATATTAACTGTCTCGAAGGGAAATA CCGGGTCCTGCCAAGTCAGTACTGCAACGTCGATGAAGTATGTGGCATACGGTCACTCAAGAGCGAAGGGTACATTTGGCGCGGGTGTATCAAGTTCCCTCGTTATAATTACTTATTCAATTTCTGTGATAACGATTTATGTAATTTCAATGCGGCTACGTCACTTTTTGACATCGAATGA
- the LOC125229832 gene encoding uncharacterized protein LOC125229832, with the protein MTHQVFQGIRGDIENNNEQQANVASGPVSFWDEQNFGESVITDLVDGDDDEDFDDYRLRRTPVENIKLYKELLEDKGNKSNETTSALKRKSRADKIDLDEVLQCLYCYGSNSGVNITYDDENCYSGFNVPIVDCGTAFTRNHSECYTELHPKYIKRGCYDPHQLNVTFYCKCTLCNDKPADKREYFVYENINDWSFDNRRLQQPGLPGVVSACKYCNTTGATYFQTCMDGTSVEYTVCDDEQICFTQLDKVKGSVARGCADKGVYNSFYTFCNKSDCNDKNYWDTDVPFEYVKRMNRTRRLVSVPAIRSNTGRSTTPILLLVLIINLYNM; encoded by the exons TGTTTCAAGGGATCAGGGGAgacattgaaaataataatgaaCAACAGGCGAATGTTGCATCAGGCCCAGTGTCATTTTGGGACGAACAAAATTTCGGAGAAAGTGTAATTACAGATCTGGTTGACGGGGACGACGATGAAGATTTTGATGATTATAGACTAAGGAGAACTCCAgtggaaaatattaaattgtataAAGAATTGTTAGAAGACAAAGGAAATAAATCCAATGAGACAACAAGTGCGTTAAAAAGAAAATCTAGAGCAGATAAGATTGATTTGGATGAAGTACTCCAATGTCTATATTGCTACGGCTCAAACTCAGGTGTGAATATAACTTATGATGACGAAAACTGTTACAGTGGTTTTAA TGTGCCTATCGTTGACTGCGGTACCGCTTTCACTCGCAATCATAGCGAATGCTACACAGAACTTCACCCGAAGTATATAAAGCGTGGGTGTTATGATCCTCATCAGCTCAATgtaacattttattgcaaatgCACATTATGTAACGACAAACCAGCCGATAAACGCGAGTACTTCGTGTATGAAAACATAAATGATTGGTCTTTCGACAACAGAAGATTGCAGCAACCAGGCTTGCCAG GTGTTGTTTCAGCGTGTAAATATTGCAATACGACTGGTGCAACTTACTTTCAAACTTGCATGGACGGTACTAG TGTAGAGTATACAGTTTGCGACGATGAACAAATATGTTTCACTCAACTGGATAAGGTTAAAGGGTCAGTAGCTCGAGGATGTGCTGATAAAGGAGTTTACAATTCTTTCTACACATTTTGCAACAAGAGTGATTGTAACGACAAAAACTATTGGGACACGGATGTACCTTTTGAATATGTGAAACGAATGAACAGGACGCGGCGTCTAGTTTCAGTTCCTGCAATAAGGTCAAATACAGGACGATCAACGACTCCTATACTGCTACTTGTTTTGATAATAAACCTTTATAACATGTGA